A region from the Nocardioides exalbidus genome encodes:
- a CDS encoding pirin family protein, with protein sequence MTPHIDVLTSREVPLGGPRAMRVRRTLPQRHRSLIGAWCFVDHYGPDEVTDTGGMVVAPHPHTGLQTASWLFEGEIEHRDSAGNHATVRPGELNLMTAGRGISHSEVSTAGTDVLHGAQLWIALPEGTRHTDPSFEHFAPKPVRGPGWEARVFLGSLLGAESPVTTHTPLLGAELMLATGKTLEIEVDEGFEHGVMLDVGLVSVDDVELKPSDLAYVSPGRTTLTITALEESRMLVLGGPPFGEAIVMWWNFIGRTHDEIVGYREEWQAQIDDGRQVDGRFGVVDIDMDSIPAPEMPNVRLKLRH encoded by the coding sequence ATGACCCCGCACATCGACGTGCTCACCTCGCGCGAGGTCCCTCTGGGCGGTCCCCGGGCCATGCGCGTACGACGCACGCTCCCGCAGCGCCACCGCTCACTCATCGGTGCGTGGTGCTTCGTCGACCACTACGGTCCCGACGAGGTCACCGACACCGGCGGCATGGTCGTCGCGCCGCACCCGCACACCGGGCTGCAGACGGCGAGCTGGCTCTTCGAGGGCGAGATCGAGCACCGCGACTCCGCCGGCAACCACGCGACCGTCCGGCCGGGCGAGCTCAACCTCATGACCGCGGGTCGCGGGATCAGCCACTCCGAGGTCTCGACCGCCGGCACCGACGTGCTCCACGGCGCCCAGCTCTGGATCGCCCTGCCCGAGGGCACCCGCCACACCGACCCGTCGTTCGAGCACTTCGCGCCGAAGCCGGTGCGCGGGCCGGGCTGGGAGGCACGGGTCTTCCTCGGCTCGCTGCTCGGCGCCGAGTCCCCGGTCACCACCCACACGCCCCTGCTCGGTGCCGAGCTGATGCTGGCGACCGGCAAGACGCTCGAGATCGAGGTCGACGAGGGCTTCGAGCACGGCGTCATGCTCGACGTCGGGCTGGTGTCGGTCGACGACGTCGAGCTGAAGCCGAGCGACCTGGCCTACGTGTCCCCGGGGCGGACGACCCTCACGATCACCGCGCTCGAGGAGTCGCGGATGCTCGTGCTCGGCGGCCCGCCGTTCGGCGAGGCGATCGTGATGTGGTGGAACTTCATCGGCCGCACCCACGACGAGATCGTCGGCTACCGCGAGGAGTGGCAGGCCCAGATCGACGACGGCCGGCAGGTCGACGGGCGCTTCGGGGTCGTCGACATCGACATGGACTCCATCCCCGCGCCCGAGATGCCCAACGTCCGCCTCAAGCTCCGCCACTGA
- a CDS encoding adenosine deaminase, translated as MVDEVERRREVSELPKAHLHLHFTGSMRHATLLELAERDGIVLPDSLVEEWPPQLSAADEKGWFRFQRLYDVARSVLRMPDDVRRLVLEAAEDDVRDGGRWLEIQVDPSGYAARFGGITEFTDLVLDCVRDASERTGLGIAVVVAANRTRHPLDARTLARLAGQYAGRGVVGFGLSNDERRGTTADFEGAFRIAERAGLLLAPHGGELRGPDHVRQCLDSLGAQRLGHGVRSAEDPALLDRIVEAGVALEVCPVSNVSLGVYSDLTSVPLPQLLAAGATVALGADDPLLFGSRLAGQYATMRAAHELDDATLARLAEMSFEASRAPSDVVADAKADIAAWLA; from the coding sequence ATGGTGGACGAGGTGGAGCGGCGGCGTGAGGTCTCGGAGCTGCCGAAGGCGCACCTGCACCTCCACTTCACCGGCTCCATGCGCCACGCCACGCTCCTCGAGCTCGCCGAGCGCGACGGCATCGTGCTGCCCGACTCGCTCGTCGAGGAGTGGCCCCCGCAGCTCAGCGCGGCCGACGAGAAGGGCTGGTTCCGCTTCCAGCGGCTCTACGACGTGGCGCGCTCGGTGCTGCGCATGCCCGACGACGTACGACGACTCGTGCTCGAGGCGGCCGAGGACGACGTGCGGGACGGGGGCAGGTGGCTGGAGATCCAGGTGGACCCGAGCGGCTACGCGGCGAGGTTCGGCGGCATCACCGAGTTCACCGACCTGGTGCTCGACTGCGTGCGCGACGCCTCCGAGCGCACCGGGCTCGGGATCGCCGTGGTCGTCGCGGCCAACCGCACGCGGCACCCCCTCGACGCCCGCACCCTCGCCCGGCTCGCCGGCCAGTACGCCGGTCGCGGGGTCGTCGGGTTCGGGCTCTCCAACGACGAGCGCCGCGGCACCACCGCCGACTTCGAGGGTGCGTTCCGGATCGCCGAGCGCGCGGGCCTGCTGCTGGCGCCCCACGGTGGCGAGCTGCGCGGGCCCGACCACGTGCGCCAGTGCCTGGACAGCCTCGGCGCGCAGCGGCTCGGGCACGGCGTACGCAGCGCGGAGGACCCGGCGCTGCTCGACCGCATCGTCGAGGCGGGCGTCGCGCTCGAGGTGTGCCCGGTCTCCAACGTCTCGCTCGGGGTCTACTCCGACCTCACGTCCGTGCCGCTCCCCCAGCTGCTCGCAGCCGGGGCGACGGTCGCCCTGGGCGCCGACGACCCGCTGCTCTTCGGCTCCCGGCTCGCCGGCCAGTACGCCACGATGCGCGCGGCCCACGAGCTCGACGACGCCACCCTCGCCCGGCTGGCGGAGATGTCGTTCGAGGCCTCCCGGGCGCCCTCCGACGTCGTCGCGGACGCGAAGGCGGACATCGCGGCCTGGCTCGCCTGA
- the nusG gene encoding transcription termination/antitermination protein NusG has translation MSDNFDVDQVDDQVDSDVEETLEDDLEATEDTVEETDEVTDEVTGELEDADEADEVDSADVDSDDEDSDDEDSDDAPAEAEENDPLEAFRRELWAKPGDWFVVHTYSGMEKRVKHNLENRIISLNMEDYIHEIVVPTEEVAEIKNGQRKMVTRTVLPGYVLVRMDLTDESWSAVRHTPSVTGFVGHSHQPVPLSMSEVEDMLAPAVVAVAEAEAAASGEKGSSTTPRKPVEVADFDVSDSVMVVDGPFATLHATITEINAESQRVKALVEIFGRETPVELSFSQIQKV, from the coding sequence GTGTCTGACAACTTTGACGTGGACCAGGTCGACGACCAGGTCGACTCCGACGTCGAGGAGACCCTCGAGGACGACCTCGAGGCCACCGAGGACACGGTCGAGGAGACCGACGAGGTCACCGACGAGGTCACCGGCGAGCTCGAGGACGCCGACGAGGCGGACGAGGTCGACTCCGCCGACGTGGACTCCGACGACGAGGACTCTGACGACGAGGACTCCGACGACGCGCCTGCCGAGGCCGAGGAGAACGACCCGCTCGAGGCGTTCCGCCGCGAGCTGTGGGCCAAGCCCGGCGACTGGTTCGTCGTGCACACCTACTCCGGCATGGAGAAGCGGGTCAAGCACAACCTCGAGAACCGCATCATCTCCCTCAACATGGAGGACTACATCCACGAGATCGTGGTCCCCACCGAGGAGGTCGCGGAGATCAAGAACGGCCAGCGCAAGATGGTCACGCGCACCGTCCTCCCCGGCTACGTCCTGGTCCGCATGGACCTCACCGACGAGTCCTGGTCCGCCGTGCGCCACACGCCGTCGGTCACCGGCTTCGTGGGCCACAGCCACCAGCCCGTGCCGCTGAGCATGAGCGAGGTCGAGGACATGCTCGCCCCGGCCGTCGTGGCCGTCGCCGAGGCCGAGGCAGCCGCCTCGGGCGAGAAGGGCTCCTCCACCACGCCGCGCAAGCCGGTCGAGGTCGCCGACTTCGACGTCTCCGACTCGGTCATGGTGGTCGACGGTCCGTTCGCCACGCTCCACGCGACGATCACCGAGATCAACGCCGAGTCCCAGCGCGTCAAGGCGCTCGTCGAGATCTTCGGCCGCGAGACCCCGGTCGAGCTGTCGTTCAGCCAGATCCAGAAGGTCTGA
- a CDS encoding FdhF/YdeP family oxidoreductase gives MTRLKKKVTDRLRGVPEIDPVEDDPKVDGSAHAAAGVTAVAVAMRRAVGQMGPVRTAQTLLRLNQVDGFDCQGCAWPDPDAGHRHAAEFCENGAKAVAEEATKELLDRDFFARHSIADLADRSEYWLGKQGRITEPMVLRPGATHYEPISWDDAFATVARHLNALDHPDQAVFYTSGKVSNEAAFAFQLFVRSFGTNNLPDCSNMCHESSGTALVETIGIGKGSVSLDDIHRAKLLVVVGQNPGTNHPRMLSALEEAKNNGAKIISINPLQEAGLVRFKNPQHAKGVVGGGTALSDLHLPVRINGDLALFQAIGHLLVEWDALDHEFLADHATGLDDYVAHVADLDWEQVEQATGLSRAQITEAATYFRDSPATITCWAMGITQHRNAVGTIKEIVNLALLQGNIGKPGAGVCPVRGHSNVQGDRTMGIWERVPDHFLDRLDAEFSITSPREHGHDTVAAIHALKDGEARVFFAMGGNFVGATPDTEVTEKAMRNAALTVQVSTKLNRSHVVTGGEALILPALGRSEKDMTGGREQRVTVEDSMSAVHASKGPLEPASEHLRSEVDIICSTALATLGADHVVPWAHLRADYTEIRRRIARVVPGCDDYDRRVDTPGGFVLPHPPRDSRTFTTPSGKAVLSVTPFDVLQVPEGRLILQTLRSHDQFNTTIYGLDDRYRGIKNGRRVVFVHPDDVSALGWSEGDVVDLVGEWTDPRTGERSERVARDFRIVGYDQPRGCAAAYYPETNPLVPLDHMAEGSRTPASKSLVVRLAERGTWHSGAEASDSGGAGRSDVRPHHLS, from the coding sequence TCAACCAGGTCGACGGCTTCGACTGCCAGGGCTGCGCGTGGCCCGACCCCGACGCCGGTCACCGCCACGCCGCGGAGTTCTGCGAGAACGGCGCGAAGGCCGTCGCCGAGGAGGCCACCAAGGAGCTCCTCGACCGCGACTTCTTCGCCCGGCACTCGATCGCCGACCTCGCCGACCGGTCGGAGTACTGGCTGGGCAAGCAGGGCCGGATCACCGAGCCGATGGTGCTGCGGCCCGGGGCCACCCACTACGAGCCGATCTCGTGGGACGACGCCTTCGCGACGGTCGCGCGCCACCTCAACGCGCTCGACCACCCCGACCAGGCCGTGTTCTACACCTCCGGCAAGGTCTCCAACGAGGCCGCGTTCGCGTTCCAGCTCTTCGTCCGGTCCTTCGGCACCAACAACCTGCCCGACTGCTCGAACATGTGCCACGAGTCGAGCGGCACCGCGCTGGTCGAGACGATCGGCATCGGCAAGGGCTCGGTCAGCCTCGACGACATCCACCGGGCCAAGCTCCTCGTGGTCGTCGGGCAGAACCCCGGCACCAACCACCCGCGCATGCTCAGCGCGCTGGAGGAGGCCAAGAACAACGGTGCGAAGATCATCTCGATCAACCCGCTCCAGGAGGCCGGGCTGGTCCGCTTCAAGAACCCCCAGCACGCCAAGGGCGTCGTCGGTGGCGGCACCGCGCTGTCCGACCTGCACCTGCCGGTCCGGATCAACGGCGACCTGGCGCTCTTCCAGGCGATCGGCCACCTCCTCGTCGAGTGGGACGCGCTCGACCACGAGTTCCTGGCCGACCACGCGACCGGGCTCGACGACTACGTCGCCCACGTGGCCGACCTCGACTGGGAGCAGGTCGAGCAGGCCACCGGCCTCTCGCGTGCGCAGATCACCGAGGCGGCGACCTACTTCCGCGACTCCCCGGCGACCATCACCTGCTGGGCGATGGGCATCACCCAGCACCGCAACGCCGTCGGCACGATCAAGGAGATCGTCAACCTGGCCCTCCTGCAGGGCAACATCGGCAAGCCGGGCGCGGGCGTGTGCCCGGTGCGCGGCCACTCCAACGTCCAGGGCGACCGCACGATGGGCATCTGGGAGCGGGTGCCCGACCACTTCCTCGACCGGCTCGACGCCGAGTTCTCGATCACCTCGCCGCGCGAGCACGGCCACGACACCGTGGCGGCGATCCACGCGCTGAAGGACGGCGAGGCCCGCGTCTTCTTCGCGATGGGCGGCAACTTCGTCGGCGCCACCCCCGACACCGAGGTCACCGAGAAGGCGATGCGCAACGCCGCGCTGACCGTGCAGGTCTCGACCAAGCTGAACCGCTCGCACGTCGTCACCGGCGGCGAGGCGCTCATCCTCCCGGCGCTCGGCCGCAGCGAGAAGGACATGACCGGCGGTCGCGAGCAGCGGGTCACCGTCGAGGACTCGATGTCCGCGGTCCACGCGTCGAAGGGCCCGCTCGAGCCGGCCTCGGAGCACCTGCGCTCGGAGGTCGACATCATCTGCTCGACGGCCCTCGCGACGCTCGGTGCCGACCACGTCGTGCCGTGGGCCCACCTGAGGGCCGACTACACCGAGATCCGCCGCCGGATCGCGCGCGTGGTGCCGGGCTGTGACGACTACGACCGGCGCGTCGACACCCCCGGCGGCTTCGTGCTGCCGCACCCGCCGCGCGACAGCCGCACCTTCACGACCCCGTCCGGCAAGGCGGTCCTCAGCGTCACGCCGTTCGACGTGCTGCAGGTCCCCGAGGGCCGGCTGATCCTCCAGACGCTGCGTTCGCACGACCAGTTCAACACCACCATCTACGGCCTCGACGACCGCTACCGCGGCATCAAGAACGGCCGCCGGGTCGTCTTCGTCCACCCCGACGACGTGTCCGCGCTCGGCTGGTCGGAGGGCGACGTGGTCGACCTGGTGGGGGAGTGGACCGATCCGCGCACCGGCGAGCGCAGCGAGCGGGTCGCACGCGACTTCCGCATCGTCGGCTACGACCAGCCCCGCGGCTGCGCGGCCGCCTACTACCCCGAGACCAACCCGCTCGTCCCGCTCGACCACATGGCCGAGGGCAGCCGGACGCCGGCGTCGAAGTCGCTGGTCGTCCGGCTCGCGGAGCGCGGCACGTGGCACTCCGGGGCCGAGGCGAGCGACAGCGGCGGCGCCGGCCGCAGCGACGTACGGCCCCACCACCTGAGCTGA
- a CDS encoding class I SAM-dependent DNA methyltransferase: protein MSSSDYWDAESAASYDESSAFMFGPEVLDPAVDLLADLAGDGPALELAVGTGRVAIPLAARGIAMSGIELSQPMADRLLEKSPGFDVTVGDMATTTVPGEFSLVFVVWNSIGNVRTQAEQVAVFRNAAAHLAPGGRFVVELWVPGIRRFPPGQAAVPFHVGEHHVGLDTYDMTTQQGTSHHYRRHDDGTVTYGASNFRYIWPAECDLMAQLAGMELERRVADWHGSPFTNDSESHVSVWRKPL from the coding sequence ATGAGCAGCAGCGACTACTGGGACGCCGAGAGCGCGGCGTCGTACGACGAGAGCTCGGCGTTCATGTTCGGCCCCGAGGTGCTCGACCCCGCGGTCGACCTCCTCGCCGACCTGGCCGGTGACGGGCCGGCCCTGGAGCTGGCGGTCGGCACCGGACGGGTCGCGATCCCGCTGGCCGCACGCGGCATCGCGATGAGCGGGATCGAGCTGTCGCAGCCGATGGCCGACCGGCTGCTGGAGAAGAGCCCCGGCTTCGACGTCACCGTGGGCGACATGGCGACCACGACGGTGCCCGGCGAGTTCAGCCTCGTCTTCGTCGTGTGGAACAGCATCGGCAACGTCCGCACGCAGGCCGAGCAGGTGGCGGTCTTCCGCAACGCCGCCGCCCACCTCGCACCCGGCGGCCGGTTCGTGGTCGAGCTGTGGGTGCCCGGGATCCGGCGGTTCCCGCCGGGGCAGGCGGCGGTGCCGTTCCACGTCGGGGAGCACCACGTGGGCCTCGACACCTACGACATGACCACCCAGCAGGGCACCTCGCACCACTACCGCCGCCACGACGACGGGACGGTGACCTACGGCGCCAGCAACTTCCGCTACATCTGGCCGGCGGAGTGCGACCTGATGGCGCAGCTCGCCGGGATGGAGCTCGAGCGCCGGGTGGCCGACTGGCACGGCTCACCCTTCACGAACGACTCCGAGAGCCACGTCTCGGTCTGGCGCAAGCCGCTCTGA
- a CDS encoding MaoC/PaaZ C-terminal domain-containing protein yields the protein MNAGDALEPKTFTVTRADLVAYADASGDQNPIHQDEEVARSVGLPGVIAHGMFTLALVGRAVAEWTDGAEVVDLGAKFTSPVVVPAEGGADVVVAGTVKSVADGLATLALEVTCEGQKVLGMPKAVVRVAGA from the coding sequence GTGAACGCCGGGGACGCCCTCGAGCCGAAGACCTTCACGGTCACCCGCGCGGACCTGGTGGCCTACGCCGACGCCAGCGGCGACCAGAACCCGATCCACCAGGACGAGGAGGTCGCCCGCAGCGTCGGCCTCCCCGGCGTGATCGCGCACGGCATGTTCACCCTGGCGCTGGTCGGCCGGGCCGTCGCGGAGTGGACCGACGGTGCCGAGGTGGTCGACCTCGGCGCGAAGTTCACCAGCCCCGTCGTCGTGCCCGCGGAGGGTGGTGCAGACGTCGTCGTCGCCGGCACGGTGAAGTCCGTCGCCGACGGCCTCGCCACGCTCGCGCTCGAGGTCACCTGCGAGGGCCAGAAGGTGCTCGGCATGCCGAAGGCCGTGGTCAGGGTCGCCGGTGCCTGA
- the rpmG gene encoding 50S ribosomal protein L33, with protein sequence MASKSSDVRPKITLACTECKERNYITKKNRRNDPDRIELKKFCPRCRNHTAHRETR encoded by the coding sequence ATGGCCAGCAAGAGCTCTGACGTTCGCCCCAAGATCACGCTCGCGTGCACGGAGTGCAAGGAGCGCAACTACATCACCAAGAAGAACCGTCGCAACGATCCCGACCGGATCGAGCTGAAGAAGTTCTGCCCGCGCTGCCGCAACCACACGGCGCACCGCGAGACCCGCTGA
- a CDS encoding UDP-N-acetylmuramate dehydrogenase codes for MPDLRDHTTLRLGGPGREWVRATTEDELVMAVSEADAAGTPVLVLGGGSNLVVADAGFDGRVVEVATTGVSADVDDSGDPSCSGATVTVAAGESWDGLVAQAVDRGWIGVEALSGIPGSVGATPIQNVGAYGQDVAQTVARVRVWDRTLRGVRSFAASECQFGYRSSRFKADPGRHVVLDVTFQFRQASLATPVQYAELARALGVAEGQRAPAVDVRAAVLALRRGKGMVLDADDHDTWSAGSFFTNPFLTPEQAAALPDDAPRWDQPDGSLKSSAAWLIEHAGFGKGFTSPTAGDRVALSSKHTLALTNRGGATTDELLTLAREVRDGVRDRFGVTLVNEPVTVGCAL; via the coding sequence GTGCCTGACCTCCGCGACCACACCACCCTGCGCCTGGGTGGGCCCGGCCGCGAGTGGGTCCGGGCGACCACGGAGGACGAGCTCGTCATGGCCGTCTCCGAGGCCGACGCGGCCGGCACGCCCGTGCTGGTCCTCGGCGGCGGGTCCAACCTCGTCGTCGCCGACGCGGGCTTCGACGGCCGTGTCGTCGAGGTCGCCACGACCGGCGTGAGCGCCGACGTCGACGACTCCGGCGACCCGTCGTGCTCCGGTGCCACCGTCACCGTCGCCGCGGGGGAGTCGTGGGACGGCCTCGTCGCGCAGGCCGTCGACCGCGGCTGGATCGGCGTCGAGGCGCTGTCGGGCATCCCCGGCTCGGTCGGCGCGACCCCCATCCAGAACGTCGGCGCCTACGGCCAGGACGTCGCCCAGACCGTCGCCCGCGTCCGGGTCTGGGACCGCACGCTGCGCGGCGTCCGCTCCTTCGCCGCCTCCGAGTGCCAGTTCGGCTACCGCTCCAGCCGCTTCAAGGCCGACCCGGGCCGCCACGTCGTCCTCGACGTCACCTTCCAGTTCCGGCAGGCGTCGCTGGCCACCCCGGTGCAGTACGCCGAGCTCGCCCGCGCGCTCGGTGTGGCCGAGGGCCAGCGGGCCCCGGCCGTCGACGTGCGCGCCGCCGTCCTCGCCCTCCGCCGGGGCAAGGGGATGGTCCTCGACGCCGACGACCACGACACCTGGTCGGCGGGCTCGTTCTTCACCAACCCGTTCCTCACCCCCGAGCAGGCCGCGGCACTCCCCGACGACGCGCCCCGGTGGGATCAGCCCGACGGCTCGCTCAAGTCCAGCGCCGCCTGGCTCATCGAGCACGCCGGCTTCGGCAAGGGCTTCACGAGCCCGACGGCGGGTGACCGGGTCGCGCTGTCGTCCAAGCACACCCTCGCGCTCACCAACCGCGGCGGCGCCACCACCGACGAGCTGCTGACGCTCGCCCGCGAGGTCCGTGACGGGGTCCGCGACCGGTTCGGCGTCACCCTCGTCAACGAGCCCGTGACGGTCGGCTGCGCCCTCTGA
- a CDS encoding amidase yields the protein MTRVHAFTDDALADLDATGVVEALRAGRVSVGEVVDAAIARTQQVDGALGAVAHAAFDRARDEARRPRAGYFSGVPTFVKDNVDVAGMPTQHGSDAFVAGPAREDGDLARMYLATGLLPLGKTQLSEFGFSGAADHVRLGPVRSPWSTDHYAGASSAGSAALVAAGAVPIAHANDGGGSIRIPAAVNGLVGLKPTRGRLAQDRMMRQMPVRIVSDGVLTRSVRDTAAFYREAEKVWRNPLLAPVGDVARPGKARLRIAVVTTGIGRECSPEVRELTLRTAALLERLGHHVDEIDNPVPDSFPEHFVRFWSLLALVIVRRGRKDFGPTFDPARLDNLTLGLARHAARSLPRQPLSIALLRGSRRLAARHRASYDVTLTPTLATATPLVGHLRPDQDYDEVMGRLMDWVAFTPLQNATGEPAISLPLATTADGLPQGMMLGAGAGREARLLGLALELEEAVGWPRIHA from the coding sequence ATGACGCGCGTGCACGCCTTCACCGACGACGCCCTGGCCGACCTCGACGCGACCGGCGTGGTCGAGGCGCTGCGGGCCGGACGGGTCTCGGTGGGCGAGGTGGTCGATGCGGCCATCGCCCGCACCCAGCAGGTCGACGGGGCGCTGGGCGCGGTGGCCCACGCCGCCTTCGACCGCGCCCGCGACGAGGCCCGCCGACCCCGGGCGGGCTACTTCTCGGGCGTGCCGACGTTCGTCAAGGACAACGTCGACGTGGCCGGCATGCCGACCCAGCACGGTTCCGACGCGTTCGTCGCCGGCCCGGCACGCGAGGACGGCGACCTCGCCCGGATGTACCTCGCGACCGGCCTGCTCCCGCTCGGGAAGACGCAGCTCTCGGAGTTCGGCTTCTCCGGCGCCGCCGACCACGTCCGCCTGGGCCCGGTCCGCTCGCCCTGGAGCACCGACCACTACGCGGGCGCCTCGTCCGCGGGCTCGGCCGCGCTCGTCGCCGCCGGCGCCGTCCCGATCGCGCACGCCAACGACGGTGGTGGGTCGATCCGGATCCCGGCGGCGGTCAACGGCCTCGTCGGCCTCAAGCCGACGCGCGGGCGCCTGGCCCAGGACCGGATGATGCGCCAGATGCCCGTCCGGATCGTCTCGGACGGCGTGCTGACCCGCAGCGTGCGCGACACCGCCGCCTTCTACCGCGAGGCCGAGAAGGTGTGGCGCAACCCGCTCCTCGCCCCGGTCGGGGACGTCGCCCGGCCCGGCAAGGCGCGGCTGCGGATCGCCGTCGTGACCACGGGGATCGGGCGCGAGTGCAGCCCGGAGGTGCGCGAGCTGACCCTGCGGACGGCCGCCCTCCTCGAGCGGCTCGGCCACCACGTGGACGAGATCGACAACCCGGTCCCCGACAGCTTCCCGGAGCACTTCGTGCGGTTCTGGTCGCTGCTCGCGCTCGTGATCGTCCGCCGCGGGCGGAAGGACTTCGGCCCCACCTTCGACCCGGCCAGGCTCGACAACCTCACCCTGGGCCTCGCCCGCCACGCCGCCCGCAGCCTGCCCAGGCAGCCGCTCTCGATCGCGCTGCTGCGCGGCTCGCGCCGGCTCGCGGCGCGCCACCGGGCGTCGTACGACGTCACGCTCACGCCGACGCTCGCGACGGCCACGCCGCTGGTCGGGCACCTGCGCCCCGACCAGGACTACGACGAGGTCATGGGCCGGCTGATGGACTGGGTCGCCTTCACGCCGCTGCAGAACGCGACCGGCGAGCCGGCGATCTCCCTGCCTCTCGCGACCACTGCCGACGGGCTGCCGCAGGGCATGATGCTGGGCGCCGGAGCGGGCCGCGAGGCCCGTCTGCTCGGCCTCGCGCTCGAGCTCGAGGAGGCCGTCGGTTGGCCCCGGATCCACGCCTGA
- a CDS encoding DNA-3-methyladenine glycosylase I yields the protein MESGIGPVVGDDGIARCPWGASSDVYVAYHDTEWGVRVSGEAAHLERLTLEAFQSGLSWLTILNKRPRFREVFAGFDADAVAAFGPADVERLMADTGIVRNRRKVEAAITNARATVALREQGGLEAFIWSFRPEPGPAPVLTGDVPTTSPASLALSKALKKAGFAHVGPTTMHALMEAIGLVDDHLAGCHRRGTA from the coding sequence GTGGAGAGCGGAATCGGCCCGGTCGTCGGTGACGACGGCATCGCGCGGTGTCCCTGGGGCGCGAGCTCCGACGTCTACGTCGCCTACCACGACACGGAGTGGGGCGTCCGCGTCAGCGGCGAGGCGGCGCACCTCGAGCGGCTCACGCTGGAGGCCTTCCAGTCCGGGCTCTCCTGGCTGACGATCCTCAACAAGCGCCCCCGCTTCCGCGAGGTGTTCGCCGGCTTCGACGCCGACGCCGTCGCGGCCTTCGGTCCGGCCGACGTCGAGCGGCTGATGGCCGACACCGGCATCGTGCGCAACCGCCGCAAGGTCGAGGCCGCGATCACCAACGCCCGGGCCACCGTCGCGCTGCGCGAGCAGGGTGGGCTCGAGGCCTTCATCTGGTCGTTCCGGCCCGAGCCGGGCCCCGCGCCGGTGCTGACCGGGGACGTGCCGACCACCTCTCCCGCGTCGCTCGCCCTGTCCAAGGCGCTCAAGAAGGCCGGCTTCGCCCACGTCGGCCCCACCACGATGCATGCCCTGATGGAGGCCATCGGCCTCGTCGACGACCACCTCGCGGGCTGCCACCGCCGCGGCACCGCCTGA
- the secE gene encoding preprotein translocase subunit SecE, with protein sequence MADGNAVQDRRDSRGDDRGRTSPATFLRQVVAELRKVVWPTQQQLITYFFVVLVFVIVMMILVTVLDLAFGKLVFELFTGGSSVQ encoded by the coding sequence GTGGCCGACGGCAACGCGGTTCAGGACCGGCGCGACTCGCGCGGCGACGACCGTGGGCGCACCAGCCCCGCCACGTTCCTGCGTCAGGTGGTGGCCGAGCTCCGCAAGGTGGTGTGGCCCACCCAGCAGCAGCTGATCACCTACTTCTTCGTCGTGCTGGTGTTCGTCATCGTGATGATGATCCTGGTGACGGTGCTCGACCTGGCGTTCGGAAAGCTGGTCTTCGAGCTCTTCACCGGCGGCAGCAGCGTCCAGTGA
- a CDS encoding FAS1-like dehydratase domain-containing protein, whose amino-acid sequence MPVDPSLVGRQFPAPAPLTVTPERVAAFAASVGHPGDPLESVPPTFPIVLAFDAMTAFLDAEQIDLHRIVHGEQRFAYARPLTTGDELSATLTVTGLRQIGGADIIATASEITDATGAVVCTGKATLVHSSGSDGAQ is encoded by the coding sequence ATGCCCGTCGACCCCTCGCTGGTGGGGCGTCAGTTCCCCGCGCCGGCACCCCTGACCGTCACCCCCGAGCGCGTGGCCGCCTTCGCCGCGTCGGTCGGCCACCCCGGTGACCCCCTCGAGTCGGTGCCCCCGACCTTCCCGATCGTGCTGGCCTTCGACGCCATGACGGCGTTCCTCGACGCCGAGCAGATCGACCTCCACCGGATCGTCCACGGGGAGCAGCGCTTCGCCTACGCCCGCCCGCTCACCACCGGTGACGAGCTCAGCGCGACCCTCACCGTGACCGGCCTGCGCCAGATCGGCGGTGCCGACATCATCGCCACGGCCAGCGAGATCACCGACGCCACCGGCGCGGTCGTCTGCACCGGCAAGGCCACGCTCGTCCACTCGTCCGGATCGGACGGTGCGCAGTGA
- the rplK gene encoding 50S ribosomal protein L11 — translation MPPKKKIAALVKVQLQAGSATPAPPVGTALGPHGVNIMDFCKAYNAQTESMRGNVIPVEITIYEDRTFDFITKTPPAAELIKKAAGLSKGSGVPHKEKVGKLTKDQVREIATTKLPDLNANDIDAAMKIVEGTARSMGITTD, via the coding sequence ATGCCTCCCAAGAAGAAGATCGCCGCACTCGTCAAGGTGCAGCTGCAGGCCGGTTCGGCCACCCCGGCCCCGCCGGTCGGTACGGCGCTCGGTCCGCACGGCGTCAACATCATGGACTTCTGCAAGGCCTACAACGCCCAGACCGAGTCCATGCGCGGCAACGTGATCCCCGTCGAGATCACCATCTACGAGGACCGCACGTTCGACTTCATCACCAAGACCCCGCCGGCCGCCGAGCTCATCAAGAAGGCTGCCGGTCTCTCCAAGGGCTCCGGCGTCCCGCACAAGGAGAAGGTCGGCAAGCTGACCAAGGACCAGGTCCGCGAGATCGCGACCACCAAGCTGCCCGACCTCAACGCCAACGACATCGACGCGGCCATGAAGATCGTCGAGGGCACTGCGCGCTCGATGGGCATCACGACCGACTGA